A single window of Dermacentor albipictus isolate Rhodes 1998 colony chromosome 1, USDA_Dalb.pri_finalv2, whole genome shotgun sequence DNA harbors:
- the LOC135914187 gene encoding superoxide dismutase [Cu-Zn] 5-like encodes MGTSVNQRQLLVAVVRLSLLMHAVSGDATLRKASCRIVGKNVEGLLVFMSHGDIVAIRGIIDGLEPGKHGLTVNESGNVTDNCDAVGAHFNPYGKEHGPETSENSHLGDLGNVDATEDLIAVVQKSSRRIRLHGNDSIVSRSCVVYERPDDYGAKGDVLSKSTGNMGDPVGCGLIRGFGKHAASSAPAFALPLRVSPLAAAFVLSAFLFLDSRLSLSLFLFSTAS; translated from the coding sequence ATGGGCACCAGCGTGAACCAGCGGCAGCTGCTCGTCGCAGTCGTGCGCCTGTCACTGCTGATGCACGCAGTGAGCGGCGACGCGACGCTTCGTAAAGCCAGCTGCCGCATCGTGGGCAAGAACGTGGAAGGACTCTTAGTATTCATGTCGCATGGAGACATCGTTGCTATTCGAGGCATCATCGACGGCCTCGAACCTGGCAAGCACGGGCTCACCGTCAACGAGTCGGGTAACGTGACGGACAACTGCGACGCCGTCGGAGCTCACTTCAACCCGTACGGCAAGGAGCACGGGCCCGAGACCTCGGAAAACTCTCACCTGGGCGACCTGGGCAACGTGGATGCCACCGAAGACCTTATCGCCGTGGTGCAGAAAAGCAGCCGAAGGATTCGTCTGCACGGTAATGACAGCATCGTGTCCCGTTCGTGCGTGGTCTACGAGCGGCCGGATGACTACGGTGCCAAGGGCGACGTATTGAGCAAGTCCACTGGCAACATGGGTGATCCCGTGGGCTGCGGCCTCATACGGGGCTTTGGCAAGCATGCCGCCAGCAGCGCTCCTGCGTTCGCTTTGCCTCTGCGAGTGTCGCCGCTGGCGGCAGCGTTCGTCCTCAGTGCATTCCTGTTTCTTGACAGTCGCTTAAGTCTAagcttatttttgttttctacagCTTCGTGA